A stretch of Chlamydiales bacterium DNA encodes these proteins:
- a CDS encoding efflux transporter outer membrane subunit, which yields MSFFNIRNAFLGVILLSSCNVSMPKQEQVKNIIAPPSLQKSICTSMHTPFFTRSTWPKDCWWSEFHAPDLNCLIASALSKNPTIQEVRERIELARQESIVVRAKLFPLVFFEYEDTKEYVSHNGLYRAFNPKFPISANLVDLSIGFTYEFDFWGQNANLFAAALGREQAAKAESAEVILVTTTALAQSYFALKTNLIRRELYLRLYRVRKDAFELQQLLLQKALLSKLDPLLSEELVLEAGKLVASIEEEIAVNKHVINTLAGRGPDECLNITECLSPIPEKIAIPCDVSLNLLARRPDLMATIWRAEALAHEVGAAMADYYPNINLAGLVGVESALYSQIFQARSITASVTPALYLPIFTAGAIGANIRARKADFNAAIYAYNQLLLDSAREVADLLALGRSVYEQKALQNLVIERSKQRYELTVLRKEKGLDNFLAVYQYLEELIDKELEDVTLIYNQYLVTIKLIKALGGGYHAECIPLKKYDN from the coding sequence ATGTCTTTTTTTAACATACGCAATGCATTTTTAGGTGTCATTCTTCTTTCATCTTGTAATGTATCAATGCCAAAGCAAGAACAAGTTAAAAATATTATAGCGCCTCCTTCTTTACAGAAAAGTATTTGTACAAGCATGCACACGCCCTTTTTTACAAGAAGTACATGGCCAAAAGATTGCTGGTGGAGTGAATTTCATGCCCCCGACTTAAATTGTCTAATAGCATCAGCCCTCAGTAAGAACCCAACTATTCAAGAAGTTCGAGAGCGTATTGAACTTGCAAGGCAAGAATCGATTGTTGTGCGAGCAAAGCTTTTTCCTTTAGTTTTTTTTGAGTATGAAGATACCAAAGAGTATGTAAGCCACAATGGGCTTTACAGGGCATTTAATCCTAAATTCCCCATTAGTGCAAACTTGGTAGACCTCTCCATTGGCTTTACCTATGAATTTGATTTTTGGGGGCAAAATGCAAATCTATTTGCTGCAGCCCTTGGAAGGGAGCAAGCAGCAAAAGCGGAATCTGCAGAAGTGATTTTAGTAACAACAACAGCGCTTGCACAAAGTTATTTTGCTCTTAAAACTAATCTCATCAGAAGAGAGCTTTATTTAAGACTTTATCGTGTGCGAAAAGATGCGTTTGAGTTGCAGCAACTATTATTACAAAAAGCATTATTGTCTAAGCTGGATCCTCTCCTTTCTGAGGAGCTAGTTTTAGAAGCAGGAAAGCTTGTTGCAAGTATTGAAGAGGAAATTGCAGTTAATAAACATGTAATCAACACTCTTGCTGGAAGAGGTCCTGACGAGTGTCTTAACATTACAGAATGCTTGTCACCTATTCCTGAAAAGATCGCAATCCCATGTGATGTGTCTCTCAACTTACTTGCAAGAAGGCCAGATCTTATGGCAACGATTTGGCGAGCAGAAGCACTTGCTCATGAAGTGGGAGCTGCCATGGCTGATTATTATCCCAATATTAATCTGGCAGGCCTTGTAGGCGTGGAAAGTGCTTTATATTCTCAAATTTTTCAAGCAAGAAGCATCACAGCAAGTGTAACTCCAGCTCTTTATTTGCCAATCTTTACTGCCGGTGCAATTGGAGCAAACATTAGAGCTCGCAAGGCAGATTTTAATGCAGCTATTTATGCCTATAACCAGCTATTACTAGATAGTGCAAGAGAAGTTGCTGACTTACTTGCCCTTGGAAGGTCTGTGTACGAACAAAAGGCATTGCAGAATCTTGTAATCGAGCGATCTAAACAACGCTATGAGCTTACAGTTCTTCGTAAAGAAAAGGGCTTAGACAATTTCCTTGCCGTTTACCAATATCTAGAAGAGCTTATTGATAAAGAATTAGAAGATGTAACGCTTATTTATAATCAATATTTAGTAACAATAAAATTAATCAAGGCTTTGGGTGGTGGCTACCATGCAGAGTGTATCCCACTAAAAAAATATGACAACTAG
- a CDS encoding protein kinase: MSSINLTETTLTYETRECKASSTSCSCSSGQLRNRLIVSGLVKIAADVLTAEQFYEAREELKNSSFSIFRKWVPVTLRDEGNTLYLNLNVASIAKRLNISRNIVYAAAKRACSEPRIFHNFLQSKSGANFLQTGTSALFRSAMPHDSCKKICNFIRNEREALLRGIDKHASVSYYRIDNALLRCSSRQNPSLEGIEGDLPYLQMNRDSSIYVHFTGQPTHNGMHLAIDYDRGAVLMVRSVDKWKTTSSANKLSLDGAKNIATTIRVTALREEKVLFIYPYYDRNLQYELEHRQLSTKKRLQIISDIIEGAACLADRQIVHRNLHPANIYLCNKNSRLQAFIGGLECATPSKNSDEGKYSLWGIQELFPPECIAVQLGPERIDKKLYENSIRHANSTKRDAWTLGCIIRQLMGIALPKITAVQSVASPIIQLPARNQMPGEADLLMPIINNSSPRFTIEIENHSLEYLHMADPLTKLIHDLVCDLQQIDPEARLSANTALARHKDAIKVILEQPDAQPQPILGQPEEQPSSRSFLRVGSFVEFVSPSSFSNLNPYEDDPTSLDLPTLSEAAGSR, translated from the coding sequence ATGAGTTCCATTAATTTAACTGAAACAACACTCACCTATGAGACTAGAGAATGCAAAGCTTCTTCAACTTCATGTTCTTGCAGCTCTGGACAATTGAGGAACAGACTTATTGTTTCAGGTCTTGTCAAAATTGCTGCAGATGTTTTAACAGCGGAGCAGTTTTATGAAGCACGTGAAGAATTAAAAAATTCTTCATTCTCAATTTTTAGAAAATGGGTTCCGGTAACTCTACGTGATGAAGGTAACACACTCTATCTAAACCTTAATGTTGCAAGCATAGCAAAACGTCTCAATATTTCAAGGAACATTGTATATGCGGCTGCAAAGCGAGCTTGTAGTGAACCTCGCATTTTTCACAACTTTCTACAAAGCAAAAGTGGTGCTAACTTTCTTCAAACAGGAACAAGTGCTCTCTTTAGAAGCGCCATGCCCCACGATTCTTGCAAGAAAATCTGCAACTTTATTAGAAATGAGCGCGAAGCATTGCTTCGTGGAATAGATAAGCATGCAAGTGTTTCTTATTACCGTATAGATAATGCACTACTACGTTGTAGTAGCAGACAGAATCCTTCCCTTGAGGGAATAGAGGGTGATTTACCCTATCTTCAAATGAATCGCGATTCTTCCATCTATGTTCATTTTACAGGGCAGCCTACCCATAATGGGATGCATTTAGCCATCGATTATGATAGGGGCGCTGTTTTAATGGTTAGATCTGTTGATAAGTGGAAGACCACATCATCTGCAAACAAACTTAGTCTTGATGGCGCAAAAAACATTGCAACAACAATAAGAGTAACTGCTTTAAGAGAAGAGAAAGTTTTGTTCATCTACCCCTACTATGATAGGAACTTACAATATGAATTAGAACATCGCCAGCTTTCAACAAAGAAGCGTTTACAAATCATCTCGGATATCATTGAAGGAGCAGCTTGCCTTGCAGACAGGCAAATCGTTCATAGAAATCTTCACCCTGCAAATATCTATCTTTGCAACAAAAACAGTAGACTCCAAGCTTTTATCGGTGGCTTAGAATGCGCAACTCCTTCTAAAAATAGTGATGAAGGAAAATATAGCCTTTGGGGAATCCAAGAGCTTTTTCCTCCTGAATGTATAGCTGTACAACTTGGTCCAGAAAGAATTGACAAAAAGCTTTATGAAAATTCAATAAGACACGCAAATAGCACTAAGCGAGATGCCTGGACACTTGGTTGTATTATCAGGCAATTGATGGGAATTGCTCTTCCAAAGATAACAGCAGTTCAAAGCGTAGCTTCGCCGATCATACAACTTCCTGCTCGTAATCAAATGCCAGGAGAAGCTGACTTACTTATGCCTATAATAAATAACAGCTCACCTAGATTTACAATAGAGATAGAAAACCATTCATTAGAGTATCTCCATATGGCAGATCCTTTGACTAAATTAATCCATGATTTAGTGTGTGATCTTCAACAAATAGACCCTGAAGCGCGCCTTTCAGCAAATACTGCTCTTGCAAGACATAAAGACGCTATTAAAGTTATATTAGAGCAGCCAGATGCACAACCTCAACCTATATTAGGGCAGCCAGAAGAACAACCTTCATCACGTTCTTTTTTACGAGTAGGTTCATTTGTTGAATTTGTCTCACCAAGCTCTTTTTCCAATTTAAATCCATATGAAGATGACCCTACTTCACTAGATTTACCTACATTGTCTGAAGCAGCAGGATCGCGTTAA
- a CDS encoding efflux RND transporter periplasmic adaptor subunit, translating into MTTSNTPPQKKRKKFALCYFGICLLLVLLGFLFWLFYLRFIEYTDDAYVEGNQVYITPLRPGFIQSIYTDDTYLVKKGQLLVELDKTDSRIALEKSQKDLANTTREVSQLFHQVFVYRAELVIKEAILIKAAQDYQHRLDVLAAAGVSLEDFQHAVAALRSAHYDYKKTETLFNQALSLVQGTSIMSHPLVRSVADRLRDAYVQLYRCDIYSPVEGLAAQRKIQVGMWVNAGNPLMSVIPLDQIWVNANFKETQLTDMRIGQKVKITSDLYGDDIVFKGIILGLPGAAGNAFSLLPPQNLSGNWIKIVQRLPVRVGLDPEELKKYPLRIGLSMEATVNLRDQRGLRVPNSTEGSPTYSTTIFREEELGDLKMVAEIIEENLDPTLMEYADRPLNVIKKELDVNLQCLVNQL; encoded by the coding sequence ATGACAACTAGCAATACACCTCCACAGAAAAAAAGAAAAAAGTTTGCTTTATGCTATTTTGGGATCTGTTTATTACTTGTTTTATTAGGATTTTTATTTTGGCTGTTTTATTTGCGCTTTATTGAATATACAGATGATGCTTATGTAGAGGGCAATCAGGTCTACATTACGCCCCTTCGTCCTGGCTTTATACAATCCATTTATACAGATGATACTTATCTTGTTAAAAAAGGACAATTACTTGTTGAACTAGATAAAACAGATTCTCGTATTGCACTAGAAAAATCTCAAAAAGATCTTGCAAACACTACAAGAGAAGTGTCTCAGCTTTTTCATCAAGTTTTTGTCTACAGAGCAGAGCTTGTAATAAAAGAGGCCATTCTAATTAAAGCCGCGCAAGATTATCAGCACAGGCTCGATGTACTTGCAGCAGCGGGTGTTTCTCTGGAGGATTTTCAACACGCCGTTGCAGCTCTTCGCTCTGCTCATTATGATTATAAAAAAACAGAGACGCTTTTCAACCAAGCACTCTCTTTGGTGCAAGGAACTTCTATTATGAGTCATCCCCTTGTTAGAAGTGTAGCTGACAGGTTAAGGGATGCATATGTTCAATTGTATCGTTGTGATATCTATTCTCCTGTTGAGGGGCTTGCAGCACAAAGAAAAATTCAAGTAGGCATGTGGGTAAACGCTGGTAATCCTCTTATGAGCGTCATTCCACTCGATCAAATTTGGGTAAATGCCAACTTTAAAGAAACGCAGCTTACAGATATGCGTATTGGACAAAAAGTAAAAATTACTTCAGATCTTTATGGAGATGATATTGTGTTTAAGGGTATTATTCTAGGGCTTCCAGGAGCTGCTGGAAATGCATTTTCACTTCTTCCTCCACAAAACCTATCTGGAAACTGGATTAAAATTGTACAACGCCTTCCAGTGCGCGTTGGATTGGATCCAGAAGAACTAAAAAAATACCCACTGCGTATTGGACTTTCTATGGAAGCAACAGTGAATTTAAGAGATCAAAGAGGTTTGCGCGTGCCCAATTCCACAGAAGGATCACCTACTTATTCAACAACGATTTTTAGAGAAGAGGAATTGGGTGATTTAAAAATGGTTGCAGAAATTATAGAAGAAAACTTAGATCCAACACTTATGGAGTATGCAGACAGACCTTTGAATGTGATAAAAAAAGAACTAGATGTAAACCTTCAATGCCTTGTAAATCAATTATGA